A single genomic interval of Prochlorococcus marinus XMU1406 harbors:
- a CDS encoding aldo/keto reductase, translating into MKKRIGLGTWSWGNKLFWNYKSTNDDDLRETYNEALRRGFDLIDTADSYGTGNLQGRSELLIGKFLLNTPSAKKKRIQVATKLAPYPWRIGDRGFNKPFLKSLERLNNKLDIVQLHWSTAKYNPWQELGLLKNLCDLKDQGFDFQIGLSNIGPKRLTKLINFLAKRDQRLKSVQVQFSLLAPDLKKQYQVKKICEENNIDFFAYSPLSFGILCIDPDKEENIEKSFIRNALFENYKKPTYELRRCLKRIANIRSVSQAQVAINWCCYQGTIPLVGMRKKSQVIDLSNVFKWNLNKNEFKLLQEVSKNCLKKMPKNPFSST; encoded by the coding sequence GTGAAGAAAAGAATTGGATTAGGTACTTGGTCTTGGGGCAATAAGCTTTTTTGGAATTACAAATCTACAAATGATGATGATTTACGTGAGACGTATAATGAAGCGTTGCGCAGAGGTTTCGATCTTATTGATACTGCAGATTCTTATGGCACTGGGAATCTTCAGGGTAGAAGTGAATTATTGATAGGCAAATTTTTACTAAATACTCCTTCTGCAAAGAAAAAAAGAATTCAAGTAGCAACCAAACTCGCACCTTATCCCTGGAGAATCGGTGACAGAGGTTTTAACAAACCTTTTTTGAAAAGTTTAGAGAGACTTAATAACAAATTAGATATAGTGCAATTACATTGGTCGACTGCAAAATATAATCCTTGGCAGGAATTAGGGCTGTTGAAAAATCTTTGCGATTTAAAAGATCAAGGCTTTGATTTTCAAATTGGTTTATCAAATATAGGCCCTAAAAGATTGACAAAATTAATTAATTTCTTGGCAAAAAGAGATCAGAGGCTAAAAAGTGTTCAGGTACAGTTTTCTTTGCTTGCGCCCGATTTAAAAAAACAATATCAGGTAAAAAAGATTTGCGAAGAAAATAATATTGATTTCTTTGCTTATAGTCCTTTGTCCTTTGGAATACTTTGTATTGATCCAGATAAAGAAGAAAATATAGAAAAAAGTTTTATTCGTAATGCTTTATTTGAAAACTATAAAAAGCCAACATATGAATTGCGTAGATGTTTAAAAAGAATTGCGAATATAAGATCAGTTTCCCAAGCTCAAGTAGCAATTAATTGGTGTTGTTATCAAGGGACTATTCCACTCGTTGGAATGCGAAAAAAATCTCAAGTAATAGATTTATCAAATGTATTCAAGTGGAATTTAAATAAAAATGAATTTAAATTACTTCAGGAAGTTTCAAAAAATTGTTTAAAAAAAATGCCGAAAAATCCTTTTTCGAGTACTTAA
- a CDS encoding AAA family ATPase → MFITVCGQKGGVAKTCTSIHLASVWHSEGKKVCIVDADKNRSALAYSSRGNLPFPVFPVNSAAKASRSSEIVITDGQASSDQEELKHLAYGSDLVILPTTAKARSVELTVELANLLSNLKVNHAVVIVKVDFRQQKAAQQAKKALENFGLYVFDTFIPLLSAFDKAEALGNAVFEAVDDLGRSDPRRMTGWSAYCSIASQIPCLISKPSSDTNNLNNPQPISA, encoded by the coding sequence TTGTTCATTACCGTTTGCGGACAAAAAGGGGGAGTAGCCAAAACCTGCACGAGTATTCACCTTGCTAGTGTTTGGCATTCTGAAGGTAAAAAAGTTTGCATAGTCGATGCCGACAAGAATAGATCTGCATTAGCGTACTCATCAAGAGGCAATCTTCCATTTCCAGTTTTCCCAGTCAATTCAGCTGCTAAAGCATCAAGATCATCAGAAATTGTAATAACTGATGGTCAGGCTAGCAGTGATCAAGAAGAACTTAAACACTTAGCTTATGGTTCAGATTTAGTTATCTTACCTACAACTGCAAAAGCCAGATCAGTAGAATTAACTGTTGAACTAGCTAATTTATTAAGCAACTTAAAAGTTAACCATGCAGTAGTAATAGTAAAAGTTGATTTTAGACAGCAAAAAGCAGCGCAGCAAGCAAAAAAAGCCCTAGAAAATTTTGGTTTATATGTTTTCGATACATTTATACCCTTACTTTCAGCGTTTGATAAAGCAGAAGCCTTGGGTAATGCTGTTTTCGAAGCTGTAGACGATTTAGGTAGATCAGACCCTCGTCGAATGACGGGCTGGTCTGCTTATTGTTCAATTGCCTCCCAAATTCCATGCCTGATTTCGAAGCCCTCATCCGACACCAACAACTTAAACAACCCACAACCAATCAGCGCTTAA
- the speA gene encoding biosynthetic arginine decarboxylase, with translation MTNFEPQKLKNIWTIEDSISTYNIDKWGDKYFSINSKGNISVTKDIKSENKIDLFKLVKELKSREINPPLIIRFNDILKDRINALHDSFLKAIKTYKYKNIYQGVFPVKCNQQKNVLEKIIEFGSQWNFGLEVGSKSELLIGLALLENQNSLLICNGYKDKKYIEIATLARKLGKNPIIVIEQRDEVKRIIQAVQELNATPLIGIRAKLSSKSSGRWGKSVGDNSKFGLSIPEIMLTIKELKEANLINEMKLLHFHIGSQISEIAVIKDALQEASQIYVELCKLGAPMQYIDVGGGLGIDFDGTKTSSNTSTNYSLQNYANDVIATIKDSCELNNIKHPTIISESGRAIISHCSVLIFNVLGTSHVSSKLKIFDKKNQQLIISNLLDTFYELKKLKNKKINLSQIIELWNDAKKFKEDCLVAFRLGFLSLAERAYAEELTWACAKEISNNLNNDEINHPDLSEITETLASTYYANLSIFKSIPDSWAINQIFPIVPIHRHLEEPFCKGNFADLTCDSDGKLNNFIDNGKIKSLLNLHKPEEDKDYLIGIFMTGAYQEALGNLHNLFGNTNVVHIDINQDNSYKVRNIIKEDSKSEILQLLDYSSASLVESIRINTESAIDQKKLTIEEARKLMDQIEISLRKSSYLSE, from the coding sequence TTGACCAATTTTGAGCCGCAAAAATTAAAGAATATTTGGACTATTGAAGATAGTATTTCGACTTATAACATAGACAAATGGGGAGATAAATATTTTTCTATAAATTCCAAAGGAAATATATCAGTAACTAAAGATATAAAATCTGAAAATAAGATTGATCTTTTTAAGCTTGTCAAAGAACTTAAGAGTAGAGAAATAAATCCTCCATTAATCATAAGATTTAATGATATCTTGAAAGATCGAATAAATGCATTACATGACTCTTTTTTAAAAGCAATAAAAACCTATAAATATAAGAACATTTATCAAGGCGTTTTTCCTGTCAAATGTAATCAACAGAAAAATGTCCTAGAAAAGATAATAGAGTTTGGTAGCCAATGGAATTTTGGTTTAGAAGTAGGAAGTAAATCAGAACTATTAATTGGCCTTGCACTTCTTGAAAACCAAAATTCATTATTAATATGCAACGGATATAAAGATAAAAAATATATTGAGATTGCTACTTTGGCCAGAAAACTCGGTAAAAATCCAATAATAGTTATTGAACAACGAGACGAGGTAAAAAGAATTATTCAAGCAGTTCAAGAACTTAACGCGACTCCATTGATAGGAATTAGAGCAAAGTTATCAAGTAAAAGTAGTGGTAGGTGGGGTAAATCTGTTGGAGATAATTCCAAATTTGGATTATCAATCCCAGAAATTATGTTGACAATAAAAGAACTAAAAGAAGCAAATCTTATCAACGAAATGAAATTGCTCCATTTTCATATAGGCAGTCAAATAAGTGAAATTGCTGTGATCAAAGACGCATTACAAGAAGCGAGTCAAATATATGTTGAACTATGCAAACTAGGAGCCCCAATGCAATATATCGACGTTGGGGGTGGATTAGGAATAGATTTTGATGGAACTAAAACCTCATCCAACACTTCTACTAATTATTCTCTCCAAAATTATGCTAACGATGTAATTGCAACTATTAAGGATTCATGTGAATTAAATAATATAAAGCATCCAACCATAATCTCAGAAAGTGGAAGAGCAATAATTAGTCATTGTTCAGTTTTAATTTTTAATGTCTTAGGAACAAGTCATGTCAGTTCCAAACTAAAAATTTTTGATAAAAAAAATCAACAATTAATAATTTCAAATTTACTTGATACTTTCTATGAATTAAAAAAACTTAAAAATAAAAAAATAAATTTATCTCAAATAATTGAACTATGGAATGATGCAAAAAAGTTTAAAGAAGATTGCTTAGTCGCTTTTAGATTAGGATTTTTAAGTTTGGCAGAAAGAGCTTATGCCGAAGAACTTACTTGGGCTTGTGCAAAAGAAATTTCTAATAACCTGAATAATGATGAAATCAATCACCCTGATTTATCTGAAATTACAGAAACTCTTGCATCAACTTATTATGCAAATTTATCTATCTTTAAATCTATTCCTGATAGCTGGGCAATAAATCAGATTTTTCCAATAGTACCAATACATAGGCACTTAGAGGAGCCGTTCTGCAAAGGCAACTTTGCAGATTTAACTTGTGATTCAGATGGGAAACTAAATAATTTTATTGATAATGGAAAAATTAAATCACTACTAAATTTGCATAAGCCAGAAGAAGATAAAGATTACCTAATTGGAATTTTTATGACTGGAGCCTATCAAGAAGCATTAGGAAACTTGCATAATTTATTTGGCAATACCAACGTTGTTCATATAGACATAAATCAAGATAATTCATATAAGGTCAGAAATATTATTAAAGA
- the thiO gene encoding glycine oxidase ThiO, whose product MAQETKNSILIIGGGLLGLSIAYEFSRNNFKVLVLSKNRNESAGFVAAGMLATHAEGLEDELLKFGKESQNLIPKWIRSIEQDSNIKCGLKKCGIVVPFKNKEDLEEFPTYKYGKYLNHKDLQTEINGMNSIWKHGLLFEQDGQIDNRRKLMRALERACSLNGVEFQEGSEVEDLTFEKNKITGATVLCATGEIKKINCEKAIICSGAWSKKIFNKIPVFPVKGQMLSIQGPTNFLKRVIFGPKTYLVPRDDGLIIVGATVEKDAKFNQGNTPNGIKQLQEGIRSLLPEAINWPQMEHWWGFRPCTPDLKPIIGKSKIDNLYIATGHYRNGVLFSAITSDLLLKIVQNKNLKEIEKSFLEKFSLDRFAI is encoded by the coding sequence ATGGCACAAGAAACCAAAAATTCAATATTAATAATTGGAGGTGGACTTTTAGGTTTATCAATTGCTTATGAATTTTCTAGAAATAACTTCAAAGTTTTAGTTTTAAGCAAAAACAGAAATGAATCAGCTGGATTTGTTGCTGCAGGAATGTTAGCTACTCATGCCGAAGGGCTCGAAGATGAATTACTAAAATTTGGCAAAGAAAGTCAAAATCTAATTCCAAAGTGGATACGAAGTATTGAACAAGATAGTAATATTAAATGCGGTTTAAAAAAATGTGGCATAGTAGTTCCTTTTAAAAACAAAGAAGATCTTGAAGAGTTTCCCACTTATAAATATGGAAAATATTTAAATCACAAAGATCTTCAAACAGAAATCAATGGAATGAATTCTATTTGGAAACATGGTTTACTTTTTGAACAAGATGGTCAAATAGATAACCGAAGAAAACTGATGCGTGCTCTTGAGAGAGCATGCTCCTTGAATGGAGTCGAATTTCAAGAGGGATCAGAAGTAGAGGATTTGACATTCGAAAAAAACAAAATTACAGGTGCAACAGTTTTATGTGCCACTGGGGAAATAAAAAAAATTAACTGCGAAAAAGCAATTATTTGCAGCGGTGCGTGGAGTAAAAAAATTTTTAATAAGATTCCAGTCTTTCCTGTAAAGGGACAAATGCTATCAATACAAGGTCCAACAAATTTTTTGAAAAGGGTTATTTTTGGTCCAAAAACTTATCTAGTTCCCCGTGATGATGGACTTATTATAGTTGGAGCGACAGTTGAAAAAGATGCAAAATTTAATCAAGGTAATACTCCTAATGGAATAAAACAACTGCAAGAAGGCATTCGCTCTTTATTGCCAGAAGCTATTAATTGGCCACAAATGGAACATTGGTGGGGCTTTAGACCTTGCACACCAGATCTAAAACCAATAATTGGAAAATCAAAAATTGATAATCTTTATATAGCTACAGGACATTACAGAAATGGAGTTTTATTTTCTGCAATAACAAGTGATCTTCTTTTGAAAATAGTTCAAAATAAAAATCTCAAAGAAATTGAGAAAAGCTTTTTAGAAAAATTTAGTTTAGATAGATTTGCGATTTAA
- the gatB gene encoding Asp-tRNA(Asn)/Glu-tRNA(Gln) amidotransferase subunit GatB: MNNLESWEAVIGLETHVQLNTKSKIFTSASTAFGDAPNTHIDPVVCGLPGTLPVLNETVLEYAVKTSLALNLNVAEHCKFDRKQYFYPDLPKNYQISQFDEPLAENGWLEVEIIEKDKEPYIKKIGIERLHMEEDAGKLVHSGSDRLAGSKYSLVDYNRAGIALCEIVSKPDIRSGKEASEYASEIRRTVRYLGVSDGNMQEGSLRCDVNISVRKGPNAPFGTKVEIKNMNSFSAIQKACDYEIARQIEVYENGGKIFQETRLWDEAKQLTKSMRLKEGSSDYRYFPDPDLGPIEITKAQQEIWFKELPELPSKKRYKYVSQFGLSAYDARVISDEISMANFFEQTVANGAEAKLASNWVTSDIVGYLKSNKLSFSELKLSPENLAEMINLISKNIISGKIAKEILPELIQKNISPKKLVEEKGLAMISDSSSISPIIDELINEHPNEVQAFKNGKTKLLGFFVGQLMKRTKGKADPKLANKLLMEKLNS, translated from the coding sequence ATGAACAATTTGGAATCTTGGGAAGCTGTGATTGGTTTGGAAACTCATGTACAGCTTAATACGAAAAGTAAAATATTCACATCTGCGTCAACAGCTTTTGGTGATGCACCTAATACCCATATAGATCCTGTAGTTTGTGGGTTGCCAGGAACTCTTCCAGTTCTGAATGAGACTGTTCTTGAGTATGCTGTAAAAACTTCATTAGCATTAAATTTAAACGTTGCAGAACATTGTAAATTTGATAGAAAACAATATTTTTATCCTGATCTTCCTAAAAATTATCAAATTTCACAATTTGATGAGCCACTAGCTGAAAATGGTTGGTTAGAGGTTGAAATAATTGAAAAGGACAAAGAACCTTATATCAAAAAAATTGGTATAGAAAGGCTACATATGGAAGAAGACGCCGGAAAACTAGTTCATTCAGGAAGTGATAGATTAGCTGGCTCTAAGTATTCTTTAGTTGATTATAATCGTGCCGGAATAGCACTTTGTGAGATTGTAAGTAAACCAGACATTAGATCAGGTAAAGAGGCATCTGAATATGCTTCAGAGATTAGAAGAACAGTTAGATATCTAGGGGTATCAGACGGAAATATGCAAGAGGGTTCATTACGCTGCGATGTCAATATTTCAGTTAGAAAAGGACCCAATGCTCCTTTTGGCACCAAAGTGGAAATAAAAAATATGAATTCATTTTCTGCAATTCAAAAGGCTTGTGATTATGAAATAGCCAGACAAATAGAAGTTTATGAAAATGGAGGAAAAATTTTCCAAGAAACAAGGTTATGGGATGAAGCTAAGCAATTAACGAAAAGTATGAGATTAAAAGAAGGTAGCAGTGACTATAGATATTTTCCTGATCCTGACTTAGGTCCAATTGAAATAACAAAAGCCCAACAAGAAATATGGTTTAAAGAACTACCAGAATTACCTTCAAAGAAAAGATATAAATACGTAAGTCAATTTGGGTTGTCTGCATATGATGCAAGGGTAATTTCTGATGAAATAAGCATGGCAAACTTTTTTGAACAAACAGTAGCAAATGGTGCTGAGGCTAAATTAGCTTCAAATTGGGTAACAAGTGATATTGTGGGCTATTTAAAATCAAACAAACTAAGTTTTAGTGAATTAAAGCTTAGTCCTGAAAATCTTGCTGAAATGATTAACTTGATTTCAAAAAATATAATTAGTGGAAAAATTGCAAAAGAAATTTTACCTGAACTTATTCAAAAAAATATTTCCCCGAAAAAATTAGTTGAAGAAAAAGGGTTGGCAATGATATCTGATTCTTCAAGTATTTCACCAATAATTGATGAACTTATAAATGAACATCCAAATGAAGTTCAAGCATTTAAAAATGGCAAAACTAAGTTACTTGGTTTTTTTGTTGGTCAACTTATGAAAAGAACAAAAGGTAAAGCTGACCCTAAACTTGCAAATAAACTTCTTATGGAAAAATTAAATAGCTAA
- the ndk gene encoding nucleoside-diphosphate kinase, which produces MTKERTFIAIKPDGVQRGYVSEIIGRFEKKGFKLVGLKQLIPSKELAQNHYGVHRERPFFGDLVDFISSGPVVAMVWEGEGVILSARKLIGATKPLEAEPGTIRGDLAIDIGRNIIHGSDGEDTAKFEIDLWFNEEELCEWETSDSKWRSEN; this is translated from the coding sequence ATGACTAAAGAGAGAACCTTTATTGCAATTAAACCAGATGGAGTTCAAAGAGGATATGTTTCTGAGATTATTGGCAGATTTGAAAAAAAAGGATTTAAATTGGTTGGATTAAAGCAATTAATTCCTTCAAAAGAACTTGCTCAAAATCATTATGGAGTACATAGAGAAAGACCCTTTTTTGGTGATTTAGTAGACTTTATTTCAAGCGGCCCTGTTGTAGCAATGGTGTGGGAAGGCGAAGGAGTTATTTTGAGTGCTAGAAAACTAATAGGTGCAACAAAACCACTAGAAGCAGAGCCTGGAACAATTAGAGGTGATTTAGCTATTGATATTGGGAGGAATATTATTCATGGTTCTGATGGGGAAGATACAGCAAAATTTGAAATTGATCTATGGTTTAACGAAGAGGAATTATGTGAGTGGGAAACTTCTGATTCGAAATGGCGATCTGAAAATTAA
- the coaE gene encoding dephospho-CoA kinase (Dephospho-CoA kinase (CoaE) performs the final step in coenzyme A biosynthesis.), translating to MDILQKLKNNQRRIGLTGGIASGKTTITNYIRKHKNIPILDADHFSRELIKPNTYGYKKILDYFGNKIIDNKNNSEREINRKLLRNIIFKHSASKEWIEKLLHPLIKERMIEECSQYRNNQTIVLAIPLLFEAKFEDICTEIWLVKCPREIQKNRLITRDKISEKEAYELINFQLSFEEKRKFSDIILENSDDQNKWINTIKELL from the coding sequence ATGGATATTCTTCAAAAATTAAAAAACAACCAAAGAAGGATTGGTTTAACAGGAGGTATTGCAAGTGGTAAGACAACCATAACTAATTACATAAGAAAACATAAAAACATACCAATATTAGATGCAGATCATTTTTCAAGAGAATTAATCAAACCAAACACATATGGATATAAGAAAATTTTAGATTATTTTGGAAATAAAATTATTGATAATAAAAACAATTCAGAAAGGGAAATAAACAGAAAACTTTTAAGGAACATTATTTTTAAACATTCAGCAAGCAAGGAATGGATTGAAAAACTACTTCACCCCTTAATTAAAGAAAGAATGATAGAAGAATGCAGTCAATACAGAAATAATCAAACTATAGTATTGGCTATTCCATTATTGTTTGAAGCAAAATTTGAAGATATTTGCACTGAAATATGGTTAGTTAAATGTCCTAGAGAAATACAAAAAAACAGACTTATCACAAGAGATAAAATTAGCGAAAAAGAAGCATACGAATTGATAAATTTTCAATTAAGTTTTGAAGAAAAAAGAAAATTCTCAGATATTATTTTAGAGAATTCAGATGATCAAAATAAATGGATCAATACGATAAAAGAGCTTCTTTAA
- the argJ gene encoding bifunctional glutamate N-acetyltransferase/amino-acid acetyltransferase ArgJ, producing MSQLDSNWSFVDDSKVTPKGFLFAGISAGLKASNKKDLALILAPEGSIFSGMFTQSIVRASCVDICEERIKTTLGFVRAILINSGQANACTGNLGIQHFQIATGKIAELLGIKEEEVLMCSTGVIGVPIKINDLVKNLPNLVSDLKGNNFENAAEAILTTDLTLKKVSIETIIQGRKIKIAGFAKGSGMIYPNMATMLAFLTCDAGIQKEEWDKMIAIAVQKSFNAISVDGETSTNDSFVGINAGEKIEKRFFPIIQQGIDIVCQNLAKNIARDGEGANCLLEVLVQGAKNIDDAIMLAKSICNSALVKTAIHGCDPNWGRIISAAGNSGVKFNLDDVDLYIGNAHILEKGQLNKYDPQKVTDYIKSRMKGRYLVDDIVKIMINLNSGESKGTAWGCDLSKKYVEINSQYTT from the coding sequence TTGAGCCAGTTAGATTCCAATTGGTCGTTTGTTGATGACAGTAAGGTGACACCCAAGGGGTTTCTTTTTGCTGGGATATCTGCTGGTTTAAAAGCTTCTAATAAAAAAGATTTAGCACTAATACTCGCTCCAGAAGGAAGTATTTTTAGTGGGATGTTTACCCAATCAATAGTTCGAGCTTCTTGTGTGGATATTTGTGAGGAAAGGATTAAAACAACTTTAGGTTTTGTAAGAGCAATACTAATTAATTCTGGACAAGCAAATGCATGTACAGGAAATCTTGGTATTCAACATTTTCAAATTGCTACAGGAAAGATTGCGGAACTTTTAGGAATAAAAGAAGAAGAAGTTTTAATGTGCTCAACTGGAGTAATTGGTGTTCCAATAAAAATAAATGATTTAGTAAAAAATTTACCGAATTTAGTTAGTGATTTAAAGGGTAATAATTTTGAAAATGCAGCAGAAGCAATTTTAACTACTGATTTGACTTTGAAAAAAGTGTCAATAGAGACGATTATTCAAGGTAGAAAAATAAAAATAGCAGGATTTGCAAAAGGTTCAGGAATGATTTACCCCAACATGGCTACAATGCTTGCTTTTCTAACCTGTGATGCGGGTATTCAAAAAGAAGAATGGGACAAAATGATTGCTATTGCGGTTCAAAAATCTTTTAATGCAATATCAGTTGATGGAGAGACAAGCACAAATGATTCTTTTGTTGGAATAAATGCAGGAGAGAAAATTGAAAAAAGGTTTTTTCCAATTATCCAACAAGGGATTGATATTGTATGTCAGAACTTGGCAAAAAATATTGCAAGGGATGGAGAGGGAGCAAATTGTTTATTAGAAGTTTTGGTTCAAGGAGCAAAAAATATAGATGATGCAATTATGCTCGCGAAATCTATTTGTAATTCTGCCTTGGTAAAAACTGCGATACATGGTTGTGATCCAAATTGGGGACGAATCATTTCTGCTGCAGGTAATTCTGGAGTTAAATTTAATTTAGATGACGTTGACTTGTATATAGGAAACGCTCACATTTTGGAAAAAGGCCAGTTAAATAAATATGATCCACAAAAAGTCACAGACTATATTAAGTCCAGAATGAAAGGTAGATATTTGGTAGATGATATTGTAAAAATTATGATTAATCTAAATTCTGGCGAATCGAAAGGCACAGCTTGGGGGTGCGATCTTTCTAAAAAATATGTTGAAATAAATAGCCAATATACTACTTAA